The uncultured Treponema sp. genomic sequence GCTTTTTAAGGAAGTCGCCGGAATAAAAACACTCGGATATATTTACACAAGCAACGAAGACAATTCAGCAAGCGCGCTTTCACTCGTGGAAAAAGGCTGCAAGGAAGCAGGAATAAATCTTGTAACTCAAAGCATCACAAAATCCGACGAAGTAAAGCAAGCCGCAGAAGCAATCGTAAACAGAGTAGACGGAATTTACCTTTCCACGGACAACACAGTTTTCAGCGCAATTGCAAGCCTTGTAAATGTTTTTGGAAAAGCAAAAAAGCCGATTTTTTCAGGAGACGTTACAGCGGCAAAGGAAGGCGGAATTTTCATGGCAAGCGGATTCAACTATTACAAAGCAGGCCGCGCAACAGGCGAAATGGTTGTGAAAATTCTTAACGGAGCAAAACCTGCAAGTCTTCCTGTAAAATTTATGACAGATCCTTCAGATTCAGATTTCCTGATTGATTTGGATTCAGCGAAAAACTGCGGAATTTCAATAGACCAAAAATATATTGACTCGGCAAACTTCATATATCAAAACGGAAAACTTTCAGAAAAATAAAGCAGCTTATGATTTCATCAATAATAATTGAAGGACTGATTTACGGAATAATGGTTCTGGGTGTTTTTTCAACATTCAGAATCTTGAATTTCTGCGACATGACAGTTGACGGCTCTTTTCCTTTGGGAGCTTGCGTTCTTGCGGCTTGTCTTTTAAAAGGCATGAATCCGGCGGCGGCGATTTTTATTTCATTTTGCGCGGGACTTGTCGCAGGTTTTATAACAAGCGCGATTTACACAAAACTGAAAATTCCAGATTTGCTCGCGGGAATTCTCACAATGACAATGCTTTATTCCGTGAATCTTAGAATCATGTCGAACAAGGCGAATGTTTCTTTTTTAAAGATTCCGACATTGTTTTCAAAAATTTCTGATTCAATGTATGAATATTTTCCTTCAGTTGATCCGCAGTGGGGAATTGTTGTTTTTCTGATTATTTTTGTTTTAGTTCTGAAAACTCTTCTCGATCTTTTTTATCACACTGACCTTGGACTTACGATGGGCGCGCTCGGAGCAAATCCGCAGCTTATAGTTTCGCAGGGAATAAATCCAAGCATTTTAAGAGGAATTGGAATTTGCTTTGGAAACGGACTTGCGGCATTGGCAGGAGCTTTTGCGGCAATGTACAACGGATTCGCTGATGTTGGAATGGGAACTGGAATTGTAGTTTCAGGACTCGCGTCTTTAATGCTCGGAGAATTTGCAATCCGCTCAAATAAAATTTCAGTGCAGACATTCCGCGTAATAG encodes the following:
- a CDS encoding ABC transporter permease, coding for MISSIIIEGLIYGIMVLGVFSTFRILNFCDMTVDGSFPLGACVLAACLLKGMNPAAAIFISFCAGLVAGFITSAIYTKLKIPDLLAGILTMTMLYSVNLRIMSNKANVSFLKIPTLFSKISDSMYEYFPSVDPQWGIVVFLIIFVLVLKTLLDLFYHTDLGLTMGALGANPQLIVSQGINPSILRGIGICFGNGLAALAGAFAAMYNGFADVGMGTGIVVSGLASLMLGEFAIRSNKISVQTFRVIAGSFIYRALMMLARSYGYKIHITPNDLKLATGILIIICLIISRTNLKEKFKSSKNGASK
- a CDS encoding ABC transporter substrate-binding protein; this encodes MKKLILVAALFSALSVYAKPAKKVKIGIAKIVQHVALDDIERGVIDAIKDAGIDADYDLQNANGDVGTAAQIANQFKAEKVNVAVGIATPVAVALATAIKTTPVVFGTVTDPVGAGLVSTVEHGQRNVTGMSDAIPTEQHIKLFKEVAGIKTLGYIYTSNEDNSASALSLVEKGCKEAGINLVTQSITKSDEVKQAAEAIVNRVDGIYLSTDNTVFSAIASLVNVFGKAKKPIFSGDVTAAKEGGIFMASGFNYYKAGRATGEMVVKILNGAKPASLPVKFMTDPSDSDFLIDLDSAKNCGISIDQKYIDSANFIYQNGKLSEK